A part of Cotesia glomerata isolate CgM1 linkage group LG4, MPM_Cglom_v2.3, whole genome shotgun sequence genomic DNA contains:
- the LOC123263576 gene encoding thioredoxin domain-containing protein, whose product MLFDKIFIILALVLINNSLASEPPLAVFTDEELIQHITTDPVIALFTKDDCKECKNWEEELIGLRDELVDSLSAWVVKVPNSYLRKLYTPNEEPALVFFRNSVPLLYNGPLDDKEIFETFFDNREPIVRELTDETFEHLTQVSTGATTGDWFVMFYSDNCVECQRLGARWEAVGAKIKRRINTARVNKHTSGAATARRFSVYDVPELILFRRGKMYRYQIPKYDVNAMVSFAETWYKNTQAENVPVPQSPFDDLTLMIANTLRENPWIMKLGSMIICILVIVSVVSKLRNKTETPTTKKKDK is encoded by the exons atgttgttcgataaaatatttattattttagctctagttttaataaataattctttagcTTCAGAACCTCCGCTTGCTGTTTTTACAGATGAAGAATTAATCCAACATATTACTACTGATCCTGTGATTGCGCTTTTta cTAAAGATGACTGTAAAGAATGCAAAAATTGGGAAGAAGAATTAATTGGACTACGTGATGAATTAGTAGATTCACTTTCAGCTTGGGTTGTAAAGGTTCCTAATagttatttaagaaaattgtacACTCCAAACGAGGAACCTGCATTAGTTTTCTTCAGAAACAGTGTTCCCCTTCTCTacaatg gtccTCTGGATGACaaggaaatttttgaaacctTCTTTGACAATAGAGAGCCGATTGTCAGAGAACTTACGGATGAAACCTTTGAACACTTGACACAGGTCAGTACTGGAGCTACTACTGGGGATTGGTTTGTTATgtt ttACAGTGACAATTGCGTAGAATGTCAGCGCCTTGGGGCAAGATGGGAAGCAGTAGGCGCTAAAATAAAACGCAGGATAAATACAGCAAGGGTTAATAAACATACCTCTGGAGCAGCTACTGCAAGGAGATTCAGCGTTTACGATGTCCCCGAATTAATTCT tttCAGGAGAGGAAAAATGTACAGGTATCAAATTCCTAAGTATGATGTTAATGCCATGGTGTCGTTCGCTGAAACTTGGTACAAGAACACTCAAGCAGAAAATGTTCCAGTTCCTCAAAGTCCATt TGACGACTTAACCCTAATGATCGCCAACACACTGAGAGAAAATCCTTGGATTATGAAACTAGGAAGCATGATAATTTGCATTTTAGTTATTGTCTCAGTAGTTTCAAAACTTCGAAACAAAACTGAAACACCAACAACTAAGaagaaagataaataa
- the LOC123263574 gene encoding ELMO domain-containing protein 2, whose translation MYRYVWSLVCWYLRPIIKWFLRQTTSMCELQRICYGEPSGAKRTLAVENSLYQSRNPEIKAMVVSLDELTERRGFNAKTERKVLEDAIRTVLLAKKINPVAHPDFAKTFGKCVELIWGYRQLVFEIEELRKTGYDSNNPEHEVILLKLWNLLKPDEPLEARVTKQWQDIGFQGDDPKTDFRGMGILGLENLVFFADEYPIAARHALLHSIHPRYGYAFAIVGINITSMAWRLLRDGAAKTHVYNSSKTLPGVRAFHQFFSYLFYAFDEFWIESKPTNMMEFSSLSQKFENSIRTALANPATVFRLNPSLDKI comes from the exons ATGTACCGGTACGTTTGGTCGCTGGTCTGCTGGTACCTGAGGCCGATAATAAAGTGGTTCCTCCGGCAGACGACGTCGATGTGCGAGCTCCAGAGGATTTGCTACGGCGAGCCCTCGGGGGCCAAGAGGACGCTCGCGGTCGAGAATTCCCTGTACCAGTCCCGGAACCCGGAGATCAAAGCGATGGTAGTCAGTCTTGACGAGCTGACCGAGCGTAGGGGCTTCAACGCCAAGACCGAGAGGAAGGTCCTCGAGGACGCCATCAGGACTGTCCTGCTGGCCAAGAAGATTAATCCTGTAGCTCACCCTGATTTCGCCAAGACCTTCGGCAAGTGCGTCGAGCTGATCTGGGGGTACAGGCAGCTGGTTTTTGAAATTGAGGAGCTCAGGAAAACTGGGTATGATTCTAATAATCCAGAGCATGAAGTGATCCTGCTGAAGCTTTGGAATCTTCTGAAGCCTGATGAACCTCTTGAGGCTAGGGTTACTAAGCAGTGGCAGGATATTGGCTTtcag GGCGACGATCCAAAGACAGATTTCCGAGGCATGGGAATTCTCGGCCTAGAGAACCTGGTGTTCTTCGCAGACGAGTACCCAATAGCAGCTCGCCACGCATTACTACACTCTATTCACCCAAGATACGGTTACGCGTTTGCGATAGTCGGGATCAACATCACCAGCATGGCCTGGAGGCTGCTCCGGGACGGAGCAGCCAAAACCCACGTCTACAATTCCTCAAAGACTCTCCCGGGAGTCCGTGCCTTTCACCAGTTCTTCAGCTACCTCTTCTACGCGTTCGACGAGTTCTGGATCGAGAGCAAGCCCACCAATATGATGGAGTTCTCCTCTCTATCCCAGAAATTCGAGAACAGCATCCGCACCGCACTCGCTAACCCTGCGACTGTCTTTCGGCTCAATCCCAGCCTCGACAaaatttag
- the LOC123263521 gene encoding NADP-dependent malic enzyme-like isoform X2 translates to MFILQRSILSTRNGAWTRVLPPSHPATKDVQHREIYEISGDVVPINMVKGIGHLRDPRLNKGLAFNLKERIALGIHGLQPPRFKTQEEQLALCKASVMKYTEDLNRYLYLVELQERNERLFFRLLSENIEQMMPIIYTPTVGLACQKFGVIYRRPRGLFITCFDKGHIYEILNNWPEQSVRAICVTDGERILGLGDLGACGMGIPVGKLALYTALAGIKPHQCLPITIDVGTNNEQLRDDPHYIGLNKPRSQGADYDELIDEFMAACVQKYGQNVLIQFEDFGNHNAFRFLDKYRDKYCTFNDDIQGTAAVAVAGILASKRITKRKMSDNRFVFLGAGEAAIGIADLCVKAMEADGCTEEEARNKVWMMDIDGLLTEGRKVGNLDGHKKWYAKTHQEVKTLIELVREIKPTVLIGASAAAGAFTPEVLQEMAKNNERPLIFALSNPTSKAECTAQQAYDYTEGRCIFSSGSPFGEVTHNGTVYKPGQGNNAYIFPGIALGVIATGVHHITEELFLISAQTVADHVSDEDLARGSVYPPLGSIKECSIDIAVRIAEYAYGQCGLASEYPEPKDKRAFVVSKMYNANYDSPLPNIYEWPDHYAEPRVLPEKDNIEIRHNLKHL, encoded by the exons ATGTTCATTCTTCAGAGGTCTATACT ttctACGAGAAATGGAGCGTGGACTCGAGTACTTCCTCCATCGCACCCAGCGACTAAAGACGTCCAGCACAGagaaatttatgaaatatccGGGGACGTTGTGCCTATCAATATGGTCAAGGGTATTGGTCACCTTAGAGACCCACGCCTTAATAAG ggatTGGCGTTTAACTTGAAAGAGCGAATAGCCTTGGGGATCCACGGACTACAACCCCCGAGATTTAAGACTCAGGAAGAGCAGCTGGCATTGTGTAAAGCTTCTGTGATGAAGTACACTGAGGACCTGAACCGGTACCTCTACCTTGTGGAGCTCCAG gaGAGAAATGAGCGGTTATTCTTCAGACTTCTCAGCGAGAATATCGAACAAATGATGCCAATTATATACACTCCTACTGTAGGCCTTGCGTGTCAGAAATTCGGAGTTATTTATCGAAGACCCAGGGGCTTGTTTATTACTTGTTTTGATAAAGGacatatttatgaaattttaaataattg GCCGGAACAATCAGTCCGTGCGATCTGTGTGACAGACGGGGAGCGTATATTAGGTCTCGGCGACCTGGGAGCTTGCGGTATGGGAATTCCCGTTGGTAAATTAGCCCTGTACACTGCTTTGGCCGGAATAAAGCCTCACCAATGTCTACCAATTACCATCGATGTCGGAACCAATAACGAGCAATTGCGCGACGACCCTCACTATATTGGTCTAAATAAACCCAGGAGCCAGGGAGCTGATTACGATGAGCTTATTGACGAGTTTATGGCTGCTTGTGTCCAGAAATACGGACAAAATGTCCTAATTCAg tttGAAGATTTCGGAAATCACAATGCCTTTAGATTCTTAGACAAGtaccgagacaagtactgtaCATTTAACGATGACATCCAAGGAACTGCAGCAGTTGCGGTTGCTGGAATTTTGGCCTCCAAACGTATTACCAAGAGAAAAATGTCCGATAATAGATTTGTGTTTTTAGGTGCTGGTgag gctGCAATAGGAATAGCAGATTTGTGCGTAAAAGCAATGGAAGCTGACGGATGCACAGAAGAAGAGGCTAGGAACAAAGTTTGGATGATGGATATTGACGGTTTGCTAACGGAGGGCCGAAAAGTTGGCAATCTTGATGGTCATAAAAAGTGGTACGCTAAAACTCACCAAGAGGTTAAGACGCTTATTGAACTTGTCAGGGAAATAAAACCTACTGTCTTAATAG gTGCATCAGCAGCTGCGGGAGCTTTTACACCAGAAGTTTTGCAAGAAATGGCAAAAAATAATGAACGAcctttaatttttgctttaagTAATCCTACAAGTAAAGCTGAATGTACTGCACAACAGGCTTATGATTATACTgag ggCCGGTGTATATTTTCCTCCGGTTCTCCGTTCGGCGAAGTGACTCACAATGGAACAGTCTACAAACCCGGACAAGGAAACAACGCATACATATTCCCAGGCATTGCACTGGGTGTGATAGCTACAGGAGTTCACCATATTACTGAGGAACTGTTCCTGATTTCCGCGCAAACTGTCGCTGACCATGTATCAGATGAAGACCTTGCTCGTGGAAGTGTCTACCCCCCACTTGGATCTATAAAAGAGTGCTCTATCGACATAGCCGTACGGATTGCCGAGTACGCGTACGGCCAAT gCGGATTAGCTAGCGAGTATCCAGAACCTAAAGACAAAAGAGCTTTTGTTGTTAGCAAAATGTACAACGCCAATTACGACAGTCCGCTACCAAATATATACGAGTGGCCCGACCATTATGCAGAGCCTCGAGTTTTACCTGAAaa AGACAATATTGAAATTCGGCATAATTTAAAACATCTTTAA
- the LOC123263521 gene encoding NADP-dependent malic enzyme-like isoform X1, translating into MNFRMLSSVRNYSTRNGAWTRVLPPSHPATKDVQHREIYEISGDVVPINMVKGIGHLRDPRLNKGLAFNLKERIALGIHGLQPPRFKTQEEQLALCKASVMKYTEDLNRYLYLVELQERNERLFFRLLSENIEQMMPIIYTPTVGLACQKFGVIYRRPRGLFITCFDKGHIYEILNNWPEQSVRAICVTDGERILGLGDLGACGMGIPVGKLALYTALAGIKPHQCLPITIDVGTNNEQLRDDPHYIGLNKPRSQGADYDELIDEFMAACVQKYGQNVLIQFEDFGNHNAFRFLDKYRDKYCTFNDDIQGTAAVAVAGILASKRITKRKMSDNRFVFLGAGEAAIGIADLCVKAMEADGCTEEEARNKVWMMDIDGLLTEGRKVGNLDGHKKWYAKTHQEVKTLIELVREIKPTVLIGASAAAGAFTPEVLQEMAKNNERPLIFALSNPTSKAECTAQQAYDYTEGRCIFSSGSPFGEVTHNGTVYKPGQGNNAYIFPGIALGVIATGVHHITEELFLISAQTVADHVSDEDLARGSVYPPLGSIKECSIDIAVRIAEYAYGQCGLASEYPEPKDKRAFVVSKMYNANYDSPLPNIYEWPDHYAEPRVLPEKDNIEIRHNLKHL; encoded by the exons ATGAATTTCCGGATGTTAAGCTCCGTACGGAACTA ttctACGAGAAATGGAGCGTGGACTCGAGTACTTCCTCCATCGCACCCAGCGACTAAAGACGTCCAGCACAGagaaatttatgaaatatccGGGGACGTTGTGCCTATCAATATGGTCAAGGGTATTGGTCACCTTAGAGACCCACGCCTTAATAAG ggatTGGCGTTTAACTTGAAAGAGCGAATAGCCTTGGGGATCCACGGACTACAACCCCCGAGATTTAAGACTCAGGAAGAGCAGCTGGCATTGTGTAAAGCTTCTGTGATGAAGTACACTGAGGACCTGAACCGGTACCTCTACCTTGTGGAGCTCCAG gaGAGAAATGAGCGGTTATTCTTCAGACTTCTCAGCGAGAATATCGAACAAATGATGCCAATTATATACACTCCTACTGTAGGCCTTGCGTGTCAGAAATTCGGAGTTATTTATCGAAGACCCAGGGGCTTGTTTATTACTTGTTTTGATAAAGGacatatttatgaaattttaaataattg GCCGGAACAATCAGTCCGTGCGATCTGTGTGACAGACGGGGAGCGTATATTAGGTCTCGGCGACCTGGGAGCTTGCGGTATGGGAATTCCCGTTGGTAAATTAGCCCTGTACACTGCTTTGGCCGGAATAAAGCCTCACCAATGTCTACCAATTACCATCGATGTCGGAACCAATAACGAGCAATTGCGCGACGACCCTCACTATATTGGTCTAAATAAACCCAGGAGCCAGGGAGCTGATTACGATGAGCTTATTGACGAGTTTATGGCTGCTTGTGTCCAGAAATACGGACAAAATGTCCTAATTCAg tttGAAGATTTCGGAAATCACAATGCCTTTAGATTCTTAGACAAGtaccgagacaagtactgtaCATTTAACGATGACATCCAAGGAACTGCAGCAGTTGCGGTTGCTGGAATTTTGGCCTCCAAACGTATTACCAAGAGAAAAATGTCCGATAATAGATTTGTGTTTTTAGGTGCTGGTgag gctGCAATAGGAATAGCAGATTTGTGCGTAAAAGCAATGGAAGCTGACGGATGCACAGAAGAAGAGGCTAGGAACAAAGTTTGGATGATGGATATTGACGGTTTGCTAACGGAGGGCCGAAAAGTTGGCAATCTTGATGGTCATAAAAAGTGGTACGCTAAAACTCACCAAGAGGTTAAGACGCTTATTGAACTTGTCAGGGAAATAAAACCTACTGTCTTAATAG gTGCATCAGCAGCTGCGGGAGCTTTTACACCAGAAGTTTTGCAAGAAATGGCAAAAAATAATGAACGAcctttaatttttgctttaagTAATCCTACAAGTAAAGCTGAATGTACTGCACAACAGGCTTATGATTATACTgag ggCCGGTGTATATTTTCCTCCGGTTCTCCGTTCGGCGAAGTGACTCACAATGGAACAGTCTACAAACCCGGACAAGGAAACAACGCATACATATTCCCAGGCATTGCACTGGGTGTGATAGCTACAGGAGTTCACCATATTACTGAGGAACTGTTCCTGATTTCCGCGCAAACTGTCGCTGACCATGTATCAGATGAAGACCTTGCTCGTGGAAGTGTCTACCCCCCACTTGGATCTATAAAAGAGTGCTCTATCGACATAGCCGTACGGATTGCCGAGTACGCGTACGGCCAAT gCGGATTAGCTAGCGAGTATCCAGAACCTAAAGACAAAAGAGCTTTTGTTGTTAGCAAAATGTACAACGCCAATTACGACAGTCCGCTACCAAATATATACGAGTGGCCCGACCATTATGCAGAGCCTCGAGTTTTACCTGAAaa AGACAATATTGAAATTCGGCATAATTTAAAACATCTTTAA
- the LOC123263521 gene encoding NADP-dependent malic enzyme-like isoform X3, whose amino-acid sequence MNFRMLSSVRNYSTRNGAWTRVLPPSHPATKDVQHREIYEISGDVVPINMVKGIGHLRDPRLNKGLAFNLKERIALGIHGLQPPRFKTQEEQLALCKASVMKYTEDLNRYLYLVELQERNERLFFRLLSENIEQMMPIIYTPTVGLACQKFGVIYRRPRGLFITCFDKGHIYEILNNWPEQSVRAICVTDGERILGLGDLGACGMGIPVGKLALYTALAGIKPHQCLPITIDVGTNNEQLRDDPHYIGLNKPRSQGADYDELIDEFMAACVQKYGQNVLIQFEDFGNHNAFRFLDKYRDKYCTFNDDIQGTAAVAVAGILASKRITKRKMSDNRFVFLGAGEAAIGIADLCVKAMEADGCTEEEARNKVWMMDIDGLLTEGRKVGNLDGHKKWYAKTHQEVKTLIELVREIKPTVLIGASAAAGAFTPEVLQEMAKNNERPLIFALSNPTSKAECTAQQAYDYTEGRCIFSSGSPFGEVTHNGTVYKPGQGNNAYIFPGIALGVIATGVHHITEELFLISAQTVADHVSDEDLARGSVYPPLGSIKECSIDIAVRIAEYAYGQCGLASEYPEPKDKRAFVVSKMYNANYDSPLPNIYEWPDHYAEPRVLPEKL is encoded by the exons ATGAATTTCCGGATGTTAAGCTCCGTACGGAACTA ttctACGAGAAATGGAGCGTGGACTCGAGTACTTCCTCCATCGCACCCAGCGACTAAAGACGTCCAGCACAGagaaatttatgaaatatccGGGGACGTTGTGCCTATCAATATGGTCAAGGGTATTGGTCACCTTAGAGACCCACGCCTTAATAAG ggatTGGCGTTTAACTTGAAAGAGCGAATAGCCTTGGGGATCCACGGACTACAACCCCCGAGATTTAAGACTCAGGAAGAGCAGCTGGCATTGTGTAAAGCTTCTGTGATGAAGTACACTGAGGACCTGAACCGGTACCTCTACCTTGTGGAGCTCCAG gaGAGAAATGAGCGGTTATTCTTCAGACTTCTCAGCGAGAATATCGAACAAATGATGCCAATTATATACACTCCTACTGTAGGCCTTGCGTGTCAGAAATTCGGAGTTATTTATCGAAGACCCAGGGGCTTGTTTATTACTTGTTTTGATAAAGGacatatttatgaaattttaaataattg GCCGGAACAATCAGTCCGTGCGATCTGTGTGACAGACGGGGAGCGTATATTAGGTCTCGGCGACCTGGGAGCTTGCGGTATGGGAATTCCCGTTGGTAAATTAGCCCTGTACACTGCTTTGGCCGGAATAAAGCCTCACCAATGTCTACCAATTACCATCGATGTCGGAACCAATAACGAGCAATTGCGCGACGACCCTCACTATATTGGTCTAAATAAACCCAGGAGCCAGGGAGCTGATTACGATGAGCTTATTGACGAGTTTATGGCTGCTTGTGTCCAGAAATACGGACAAAATGTCCTAATTCAg tttGAAGATTTCGGAAATCACAATGCCTTTAGATTCTTAGACAAGtaccgagacaagtactgtaCATTTAACGATGACATCCAAGGAACTGCAGCAGTTGCGGTTGCTGGAATTTTGGCCTCCAAACGTATTACCAAGAGAAAAATGTCCGATAATAGATTTGTGTTTTTAGGTGCTGGTgag gctGCAATAGGAATAGCAGATTTGTGCGTAAAAGCAATGGAAGCTGACGGATGCACAGAAGAAGAGGCTAGGAACAAAGTTTGGATGATGGATATTGACGGTTTGCTAACGGAGGGCCGAAAAGTTGGCAATCTTGATGGTCATAAAAAGTGGTACGCTAAAACTCACCAAGAGGTTAAGACGCTTATTGAACTTGTCAGGGAAATAAAACCTACTGTCTTAATAG gTGCATCAGCAGCTGCGGGAGCTTTTACACCAGAAGTTTTGCAAGAAATGGCAAAAAATAATGAACGAcctttaatttttgctttaagTAATCCTACAAGTAAAGCTGAATGTACTGCACAACAGGCTTATGATTATACTgag ggCCGGTGTATATTTTCCTCCGGTTCTCCGTTCGGCGAAGTGACTCACAATGGAACAGTCTACAAACCCGGACAAGGAAACAACGCATACATATTCCCAGGCATTGCACTGGGTGTGATAGCTACAGGAGTTCACCATATTACTGAGGAACTGTTCCTGATTTCCGCGCAAACTGTCGCTGACCATGTATCAGATGAAGACCTTGCTCGTGGAAGTGTCTACCCCCCACTTGGATCTATAAAAGAGTGCTCTATCGACATAGCCGTACGGATTGCCGAGTACGCGTACGGCCAAT gCGGATTAGCTAGCGAGTATCCAGAACCTAAAGACAAAAGAGCTTTTGTTGTTAGCAAAATGTACAACGCCAATTACGACAGTCCGCTACCAAATATATACGAGTGGCCCGACCATTATGCAGAGCCTCGAGTTTTACCTGAAaa ATTATAA
- the LOC123263597 gene encoding RWD domain-containing protein 1: MDHKSEQHEEIEALDSIYSGELQILETNPHKFMLTIKSEEYEPESENGLSCDLEFTYTAKYPEEPLDIRIESPENFEDGDEEKLLEHLKEQMEENLGMVMVFTLVSAAQEWLNVQWDRIKLHREEHAAKKLIEEEEAERKRFEGTRVTVETFMKWKEQFDEEMGHNKRRELALIQSKKLTGREMFMTDKTLNESDLKFLDEGDAVKVDESLFQNLDDLDLNDNDSNDDDSYRIEPVREYIDPVN, from the exons ATGGATCATAAATCAGAACAGCATGAAGAAATTGAAGCTCTTGATTCTATTTATTCTGGAGAGTTACAaa ttTTAGAAACAAACCCTCACAAATTTATGCTAACAATAAAAAGCGAAGAATACGAACCCGAGTCAGAAAATGGACTGTCCTGTGACCTGGAGTTTACTTACACAGCAAAATACCCAGAAGAGCCTTTGGATATCCGGATTGAGAGCCCAGAGAATTTTGAGGATGGAGATGAGGAGAAGCTGCTGGAGCATCTTAAGGAACAGATGGAGGAAAACCTAGGGATGGTGATGGTCTTCACTCTTGTGAGTGCTGCTCAAGAGTGGCTCAATGTACAGTGGGACAGGATCAAGCTTCATCGAGAGGAACACGCTGCTAAAAAGCTTATTGAGGAGGAAGAAGCTGAgaga AAAAGATTTGAAGGTACTAGAGTAACAGTAGAGACTTTCATGAAATGGAAGGAACAATTTGATGAAGAAATGGGACATAATAAACGAAGAGAGCTGGCGTTGATTcagtctaaaaaattaaccggcAGAGAAATGTTTATGACTGATAAAACTTTGAATGAATCTGATCTTAAATTCTTAGATGagg GTGATGCAGTTAAAGTTGATGAAAGTTTATTCCAAAATCTCGATGACCTGGACCTCAATGATAATGACTCAAACGATGACGATTCTTATAGAATCGAGCCAGTAAGAGAGTATATAGAtcctgttaattaa